Proteins encoded within one genomic window of Bradyrhizobium sp. CB1717:
- a CDS encoding PAS domain-containing methyl-accepting chemotaxis protein: MFNFQSKKVRHAIAEVEALDRSQAVIEFDLDGTILDANENLLKMSGYTLAEIKGKHHSIFVSPAERESARYRDFWASLNRGEFQTTQYKRFGKGGKEVWVHASYAPLRDENGKVVSFIKFATDITAYKIKTMEDSGKIAAINRAQAVIEFNMDGTIVTANENFLGAMGYSLDEIMGKHHSMFVTPEDRASPAYAAFWAKLNRGEFEAAEYKRLGKGAKEVWILATYNPILDENGKPFKVVKFATDVTAQKMKAADNDGQLAAIQKSQAVIEFNMDGTIRTANENFLKAMGYSLAEIKDQHHSMFVEPNEKNSAAYRQFWDTLNRGEYQAAEYKRIAKGGREIWIQASYNPIFDLNGKPYKVVKYATDITAQAIGRKKADNARGLIDAVAAGSEEMSASIREISETMAKSRETSKAATTRVESADLQAQKLTAAAQAMSGIVEMISGITSQINLLALNATIESARAGEAGRGFAVVASEVKSLANQAKQATDTITTEIDALNTISGDVATSLTAIKVAIAAVNEFIASTAAAVEEQSIVTADMSTNMQRASAELA; encoded by the coding sequence GTGTTCAATTTTCAAAGCAAGAAAGTCAGACATGCGATCGCAGAGGTCGAGGCGCTCGACCGGTCGCAGGCGGTGATCGAATTCGATCTCGACGGCACCATCCTCGATGCCAATGAGAACCTGCTCAAGATGAGCGGCTACACGCTCGCCGAGATCAAGGGCAAGCATCACAGCATCTTCGTCAGCCCGGCGGAGCGCGAGAGCGCCCGCTATCGCGACTTCTGGGCCAGCCTGAACCGCGGCGAGTTCCAGACCACGCAGTACAAGCGTTTCGGCAAGGGCGGCAAGGAAGTCTGGGTCCACGCCTCCTACGCGCCGCTGCGCGACGAGAACGGCAAGGTGGTCAGCTTCATCAAGTTCGCCACCGACATCACGGCGTACAAGATCAAGACCATGGAGGATTCCGGCAAGATCGCCGCGATCAATCGCGCGCAGGCCGTGATCGAGTTCAACATGGACGGCACCATCGTCACCGCCAACGAGAATTTCCTGGGCGCGATGGGCTATTCGCTCGACGAGATCATGGGCAAGCACCACTCCATGTTCGTGACGCCCGAGGACCGCGCGAGCCCGGCCTATGCGGCGTTCTGGGCCAAGCTGAACCGCGGCGAGTTCGAGGCCGCCGAATACAAGCGGCTCGGCAAGGGCGCCAAGGAGGTCTGGATTCTCGCGACCTACAACCCGATCCTCGACGAGAACGGCAAGCCGTTCAAGGTCGTGAAGTTCGCGACCGACGTCACCGCGCAGAAGATGAAGGCGGCCGACAATGACGGCCAGCTCGCCGCGATCCAGAAGTCGCAGGCGGTGATCGAGTTCAACATGGACGGCACGATCCGCACCGCCAACGAGAATTTCCTGAAGGCGATGGGCTATTCGCTGGCCGAGATCAAGGACCAGCACCATTCCATGTTCGTCGAGCCGAACGAGAAGAACTCGGCCGCCTACCGCCAGTTCTGGGACACGCTCAATCGCGGCGAATACCAGGCCGCCGAATACAAGCGGATCGCCAAGGGCGGCCGCGAGATCTGGATCCAGGCTTCCTACAACCCGATCTTCGACCTCAACGGCAAGCCGTACAAGGTGGTGAAATACGCCACCGACATCACCGCGCAGGCGATCGGCCGCAAGAAAGCCGACAATGCGCGCGGGCTGATCGATGCGGTCGCCGCCGGCAGCGAAGAGATGAGCGCCTCGATCCGCGAGATCTCCGAGACCATGGCGAAGTCGCGCGAGACGTCCAAGGCCGCGACGACCAGGGTCGAATCCGCCGACCTCCAGGCCCAGAAGCTGACCGCGGCCGCACAGGCCATGAGCGGCATCGTCGAGATGATCTCCGGCATCACCAGCCAGATCAATCTGCTCGCGCTCAACGCCACGATCGAATCGGCCCGCGCGGGCGAAGCCGGCCGCGGCTTCGCCGTGGTCGCCTCCGAGGTGAAAAGCCTCGCCAACCAGGCCAAGCAGGCGACCGATACGATCACGACCGAGATCGACGCGCTGAACACCATCTCCGGCGACGTCGCGACCTCCCTGACCGCGATCAAGGTCGCGATCGCCGCCGTCAACGAGTTCATCGCCTCCACCGCCGCCGCGGTCGAGGAGCAGAGCATCGTGACGGCGGACATGTCGACCAACATGCAGCGCGCCTCGGCGGAGCTGGCGTAG
- a CDS encoding DUF2846 domain-containing protein encodes MTKQRANCSWFAVDLGWGTMRAKIGALPLLLVGFLLASCASPRGLDEPPTQLPPLKPGFGRVYFVRPGEFAGSAVQPEIRMNNEVVGRSVPGGFSFVDRPPGKYAVTTATEVENAVTFQLAAGETKYIKTAVTPGILVGHVTPTLEFPEQGQSDINRLRYVGAKP; translated from the coding sequence ATGACGAAGCAGCGAGCCAATTGCTCGTGGTTTGCCGTCGATTTGGGGTGGGGCACTATGAGAGCAAAGATTGGGGCGCTGCCCCTTTTGCTGGTCGGATTTTTGTTGGCAAGTTGCGCGAGCCCGCGCGGCCTCGATGAACCGCCCACGCAGCTTCCGCCATTGAAGCCGGGTTTTGGCCGCGTCTACTTCGTCCGGCCGGGCGAATTTGCGGGGTCGGCTGTCCAGCCTGAGATCCGGATGAACAATGAAGTCGTCGGCAGGTCTGTGCCAGGCGGGTTCTCTTTTGTCGACCGCCCTCCGGGAAAATACGCCGTGACGACCGCAACCGAGGTCGAAAACGCGGTGACGTTCCAGTTGGCCGCGGGCGAGACGAAATACATCAAGACGGCCGTGACGCCCGGCATCCTCGTCGGCCATGTCACGCCGACGCTCGAATTCCCGGAGCAGGGACAATCCGACATAAACCGCCTCAGATATGTCGGCGCCAAGCCCTGA
- a CDS encoding SDR family oxidoreductase, giving the protein MTSSSAKVALITGAARGIGLATARRFLAEGWRVALLDIEGELQASAAAALNDPDNTLAITCDVSDAAAVGAAMAAVMSRFGRLDALVNNAGVAVFAPVLETSDADWSRIMAVNLSGPFLCTKAAAPLMREQGGGAIVNITSISAVRASTLRSAYGTSKAGLAHLTKQLAVELASLNIRVNAVAPGPVDTAMAKQVHTKEIRADYHDAIPLNRYGLEEELADAIYFLCSGRASYITGQILAVDGGFDAAGIGLPTLRGQRRNG; this is encoded by the coding sequence ATGACCTCCTCCTCCGCCAAAGTCGCCCTCATCACCGGAGCTGCGCGCGGCATCGGTCTGGCGACGGCGAGGCGCTTTCTCGCCGAAGGGTGGCGCGTGGCGCTGCTCGACATCGAGGGCGAGCTACAGGCGAGCGCGGCCGCCGCGCTGAACGATCCCGACAACACGCTGGCGATCACCTGCGACGTATCCGACGCAGCGGCCGTGGGCGCTGCGATGGCCGCGGTCATGAGCCGCTTCGGCCGGCTCGATGCCCTCGTCAACAATGCCGGCGTCGCCGTGTTCGCGCCCGTGCTGGAGACCAGCGACGCCGACTGGAGCAGGATCATGGCGGTCAATCTCTCCGGCCCGTTCCTGTGCACCAAGGCGGCCGCGCCGCTGATGCGCGAGCAGGGCGGCGGCGCCATCGTCAACATCACCTCGATCTCGGCGGTGCGCGCCTCGACGCTACGCTCGGCCTACGGTACCAGCAAGGCCGGCCTTGCCCATCTAACGAAGCAGCTCGCGGTCGAGCTTGCCTCGCTCAACATCCGCGTCAACGCGGTCGCTCCCGGGCCGGTCGACACCGCGATGGCCAAGCAGGTGCATACCAAAGAGATCCGCGCCGACTATCACGACGCCATTCCGCTCAACCGTTACGGCCTGGAAGAGGAACTCGCGGACGCGATCTATTTCCTGTGCTCAGGCCGCGCGAGCTACATCACCGGCCAAATTTTGGCCGTCGATGGCGGTTTCGATGCGGCCGGCATCGGCCTGCCGACGCTGCGCGGGCAACGGCGGAACGGGTAG
- a CDS encoding VOC family protein: MLNPYLFYQDTCEAAFTYYAKVLGGKIDAMMRASEAPPDMPAAPGREKMIMHARMSLPDGSVLMASDAPGEHFHKPQGFSVSLTIKDVADAERKFNALADGGSVTMPFSKTFWAKGFGMCVDRFGIPWMVNCPAEGM; the protein is encoded by the coding sequence ATGCTCAATCCCTATCTGTTCTATCAGGACACCTGCGAAGCGGCGTTCACCTATTACGCCAAGGTTCTCGGCGGCAAGATCGACGCGATGATGCGAGCATCCGAAGCGCCGCCGGACATGCCGGCTGCACCCGGCCGCGAGAAGATGATCATGCATGCGCGGATGTCGCTGCCAGACGGTAGCGTCTTGATGGCCTCCGACGCACCAGGCGAGCACTTTCACAAGCCGCAGGGCTTTTCGGTATCCTTGACGATCAAGGATGTCGCGGACGCCGAGCGCAAGTTCAACGCGCTCGCGGACGGTGGCTCGGTCACCATGCCCTTCAGCAAGACGTTCTGGGCCAAGGGCTTTGGCATGTGCGTCGACAGGTTCGGCATTCCCTGGATGGTGAATTGCCCGGCCGAGGGCATGTGA
- a CDS encoding SRPBCC family protein — protein MLKAIAIIAVVLAVGIAGVLVFALTKPDTFRVERSLALKAPAGAIYPLVADFHLWTTWSPYENRDPAMKRSFGGTASGKGATYAWDGNNNVGAGHMEILEASSPSKLRIKLDFERPFEGHNTAEFTFVPQGETTLVTWAMYGPAPFLSKVMQTFINMDSMIGKDFEAGLASLKKLTEKQ, from the coding sequence ATGCTGAAAGCCATTGCCATCATCGCCGTCGTTCTCGCCGTCGGCATCGCCGGAGTCCTCGTCTTTGCGTTGACAAAACCCGACACCTTCCGCGTCGAGCGCAGCCTCGCGCTGAAGGCGCCGGCCGGCGCGATCTATCCGCTGGTTGCCGATTTCCATCTCTGGACGACCTGGTCGCCCTATGAGAACCGCGATCCCGCCATGAAGCGCAGCTTCGGTGGAACTGCGTCAGGCAAGGGCGCTACCTATGCCTGGGACGGCAACAACAATGTCGGCGCCGGCCACATGGAGATCCTCGAGGCGAGCTCGCCGTCAAAACTCCGCATCAAGCTCGATTTCGAGCGCCCCTTCGAGGGCCACAACACCGCCGAGTTCACCTTTGTGCCGCAAGGCGAGACTACTCTGGTCACATGGGCGATGTACGGTCCGGCCCCGTTCCTGTCCAAGGTGATGCAGACCTTCATCAACATGGACAGCATGATCGGCAAGGATTTCGAGGCCGGCCTTGCGAGCCTGAAGAAGCTCACCGAGAAACAATGA
- a CDS encoding RNA polymerase sigma factor, with translation MSETETAWIETALTSARPQAVGALLRYFRDLDTAEEAFQNACLRALKTWPQNGPPRDPAAWLIMVGRNVAIDEVRRTRKQQPLPEDDQAISDLDDAEGALAERLDGSHYRDDILRLMFICCHPQLPATQQIALALRIVSGLTVKQIARAFLVSDAAMEQRITRAKAKVAEAGTPFEAPGAVERSERLAGVAAMIYLIFNEGYSASGDTAAIRTPLCEEAIRLARLLLRLFPSEPEIMGLTALILLQHARSAARFAADGSLILLDDQDRSLWNGTMIAEGLALIDKAMRHRRSGPYQIQAAIAALHARAATPEETDWAQIDLLYGALELVQPSPVVTLNRAVAVSKVHGAQAALDLIEPLGPKLANYFHFYGVRGAFLMQLGRNDEARIAFDRAIALANTSAEAAHIRMHLDRLIRDSQPKAKESAKVK, from the coding sequence GTGAGCGAGACCGAAACCGCCTGGATCGAGACTGCGCTGACCTCGGCGCGACCCCAGGCGGTAGGCGCGCTGCTGCGCTATTTCCGCGATCTCGACACCGCCGAAGAAGCCTTCCAGAACGCCTGCCTGCGCGCGCTGAAAACCTGGCCGCAGAACGGACCGCCGCGCGATCCCGCGGCGTGGCTGATCATGGTCGGCCGCAACGTCGCGATCGACGAGGTGCGCCGGACCCGCAAGCAGCAGCCGCTGCCCGAGGACGATCAGGCGATCTCCGATCTCGACGACGCCGAGGGCGCACTCGCCGAGCGGCTCGACGGCTCGCATTATCGCGACGACATCCTGCGGCTGATGTTCATCTGCTGCCATCCGCAGCTGCCGGCGACGCAGCAGATCGCGTTGGCCTTGCGCATCGTCTCGGGCCTCACCGTGAAGCAGATCGCCCGCGCCTTCCTGGTCTCCGACGCGGCGATGGAGCAGCGCATCACGCGGGCCAAGGCGAAGGTGGCGGAGGCGGGGACGCCGTTCGAGGCACCCGGCGCCGTCGAGCGCTCCGAGCGGCTCGCCGGCGTGGCGGCGATGATCTACCTGATCTTCAACGAGGGCTATTCGGCGAGCGGCGACACCGCGGCGATCCGGACGCCGCTGTGCGAGGAGGCGATCCGCCTGGCGCGGCTGCTGCTGCGGCTGTTCCCGAGCGAGCCGGAAATCATGGGACTGACCGCGCTCATCCTGTTGCAGCATGCACGCAGCGCCGCGCGCTTTGCCGCGGACGGCTCGCTGATCCTGCTGGACGATCAGGACCGCTCGCTGTGGAACGGCACCATGATCGCGGAGGGGCTGGCGCTGATCGACAAGGCGATGCGCCATCGCCGCAGCGGGCCGTACCAGATCCAGGCCGCGATCGCCGCACTGCATGCGCGCGCGGCAACGCCGGAGGAGACCGACTGGGCCCAGATCGACCTGCTCTATGGCGCGCTCGAGCTGGTGCAGCCTTCGCCCGTGGTGACGCTCAACCGCGCCGTCGCGGTCTCCAAGGTGCACGGGGCCCAGGCCGCGCTCGACCTGATCGAGCCACTGGGGCCGAAGCTTGCCAACTACTTTCACTTCTATGGCGTGCGCGGCGCCTTCCTGATGCAGCTCGGCCGCAATGACGAGGCGCGAATCGCCTTCGACCGCGCCATCGCGCTGGCCAACACCTCCGCCGAAGCCGCCCATATCCGCATGCATCTCGATCGGCTGATCCGGGATAGCCAGCCGAAGGCAAAGGAAAGCGCGAAGGTGAAGTGA
- a CDS encoding YciI family protein encodes MLYAILCYHDEDFVGSWSKEQDEAVMKKLAVVQEKLTQQGRLGPVARLLPTTAAATLRKEDPPLVLDGPYAETKEQLLGFYIVDCKNLDDALDVARELAAANPGGAYEVRPVGVFRPGGNLT; translated from the coding sequence ATGCTTTATGCGATTCTTTGCTATCACGATGAGGACTTCGTCGGCTCCTGGAGCAAGGAGCAGGACGAGGCCGTGATGAAGAAGCTCGCTGTGGTGCAGGAGAAGCTCACCCAACAGGGGCGGCTCGGGCCGGTGGCGCGGCTGCTGCCGACCACGGCGGCTGCGACCCTGCGCAAGGAGGACCCGCCGCTGGTGCTGGATGGTCCCTATGCCGAGACCAAGGAGCAGTTGCTCGGCTTCTACATCGTCGATTGCAAGAACCTCGACGACGCGCTCGACGTCGCGCGCGAGCTGGCTGCGGCCAATCCCGGCGGCGCCTATGAGGTGCGTCCCGTCGGCGTGTTCCGGCCCGGAGGAAACCTGACGTGA
- a CDS encoding glyoxylate/hydroxypyruvate reductase A, which yields MTMGTLAVLINSTQQNWLPERWKARFDGVCGGRRVVLLPDPKLDPAEVHYAAVWKPVPGDLGAFPNLRAIFNLGAGVDALMADKSLPDVPLVRVAVPDLTNRMTEYVVLHVLMHHRQELYLRESQREKRWEPKYQWPASAVTVGVMGLGTLGADAADVLRRLGFRVTGWSRSPRTIAGVECFHGTAGMDAFLRKTDILVSLLPLTPDTHGILNRDVFAKLNRKGPFGAPVLINAGRGGLQNEADILACLDDGTLGAASLDVFVQEPQPKDSRFWTHPKVLLTPHNAADTDAEAISAYVAEQIASFEAGRALENVVDRVRGY from the coding sequence ATGACCATGGGCACACTGGCCGTCCTGATCAACAGCACGCAGCAGAACTGGCTGCCGGAGCGCTGGAAGGCCCGGTTCGATGGGGTCTGCGGCGGCCGCCGCGTGGTGCTGCTGCCCGATCCCAAGCTCGATCCGGCCGAGGTGCACTATGCGGCGGTGTGGAAGCCGGTGCCGGGCGATCTCGGCGCGTTCCCCAATCTGCGGGCGATCTTCAATCTCGGCGCGGGCGTCGATGCGCTGATGGCCGACAAGAGCCTGCCCGACGTGCCGCTGGTCCGTGTCGCCGTACCTGACCTCACCAACCGCATGACCGAATATGTCGTGCTGCACGTTCTGATGCACCACCGCCAGGAGCTGTACTTGCGGGAGTCGCAGCGCGAGAAGCGCTGGGAGCCGAAATATCAGTGGCCGGCGAGCGCCGTCACTGTCGGCGTGATGGGGCTCGGCACCCTCGGCGCGGACGCGGCCGACGTGCTGCGGCGGCTCGGCTTCCGCGTCACTGGCTGGAGCCGCAGCCCGCGCACGATCGCGGGCGTCGAATGCTTCCATGGCACTGCAGGCATGGACGCGTTCCTGCGCAAGACCGACATTCTGGTGTCGTTGTTGCCGCTGACGCCGGACACGCACGGCATCCTCAACCGCGACGTCTTTGCAAAACTCAACCGCAAGGGCCCGTTCGGCGCGCCGGTGCTGATCAATGCCGGCCGCGGCGGCCTGCAGAACGAAGCCGACATTCTCGCCTGTCTCGATGACGGCACGCTCGGTGCCGCCTCGCTCGACGTCTTCGTCCAGGAGCCGCAGCCGAAGGACAGCCGGTTCTGGACCCACCCCAAGGTGCTCTTGACCCCGCACAACGCCGCCGACACCGACGCGGAAGCGATCTCGGCCTACGTCGCCGAGCAGATCGCAAGCTTCGAGGCGGGCCGCGCGTTGGAGAACGTGGTGGACCGGGTCAGGGGGTATTGA
- a CDS encoding methyl-accepting chemotaxis protein yields the protein MRASLGLRMRITVALAVTAAATALIAVLGAMWIIAGIIDRADQRELRSHYDALQSRIAEESQRAAAMSAVVAAMPATQEAMAKQDREALVRLFGPVFAAIKSDYGVDQFQFHVPPATSFLRVHQPAKFGDDLSGFRKTVVVANQDRKVVVGLEGGVAGLGIRGVVPIAQGAKHLGTVEFGLTFGQPFFDDFKTNRRVDVAFHLADGSGFKLFGGTLKGKSFFDAADYGRATGGEFTVRQAKLDNVPVAALVGPIKDFSGKPLGAVELVMDNADYEASADRAWMLAIGIAALGLVLAAIVGYLIARSISRPILSITSVMRELADGRLDVAVPVSKANDEVGAMVKAVAVFRDNAVNFAKLQAEQLEAKAQSEAEKRRAFASLADNFEASIRDVVTTVSAAAVEMEHTARSMSAIVAQSREQTRTVSSASALASENVQTVAAAAEELSSSMTEISRRLAHATEVVGKAASDGRQSNARVQSLADAAQKIGDVVSFINGIAGQTNLLALNATIEAARAGEAGRGFAVVASEVKALATQTAKATEEIGAQVTAVQGETSGAVDGIQSICTTIQQVDEISAAIAAAVGQQGTATQEIAQNVQQAAARTGEVSQNIAGVTDGIAATGTAAEEVLGSAVELAKQSQRLRDEVDRFLAQIRAA from the coding sequence ATGCGGGCGAGCCTCGGCCTCAGGATGCGGATCACGGTTGCGCTGGCGGTGACGGCGGCGGCGACGGCGCTGATCGCGGTGCTCGGCGCGATGTGGATCATCGCGGGGATCATCGACCGCGCCGACCAGCGCGAGCTGCGCAGCCATTACGACGCCCTGCAATCGCGCATCGCCGAGGAATCGCAACGCGCCGCCGCGATGAGCGCCGTGGTGGCGGCAATGCCGGCGACGCAGGAGGCGATGGCGAAGCAGGACCGCGAGGCGCTGGTGCGCCTGTTCGGGCCGGTATTTGCCGCCATCAAGTCCGACTACGGCGTCGATCAGTTCCAGTTCCACGTACCGCCGGCGACCTCATTCCTGCGTGTGCACCAGCCCGCGAAATTCGGCGACGACCTCTCCGGCTTCCGCAAGACCGTCGTCGTCGCCAACCAGGACCGCAAGGTCGTGGTCGGCCTCGAGGGCGGCGTCGCCGGTCTCGGCATCCGCGGCGTGGTGCCGATCGCGCAAGGGGCCAAGCATCTCGGCACCGTCGAATTCGGCCTGACCTTCGGCCAGCCCTTCTTCGACGACTTCAAGACCAACCGCCGTGTCGACGTCGCCTTCCATCTCGCCGACGGCTCGGGCTTCAAGCTGTTCGGCGGAACGCTGAAGGGCAAGAGCTTCTTCGACGCGGCCGATTACGGCCGCGCCACCGGCGGCGAGTTCACGGTGCGGCAGGCCAAGCTCGACAACGTGCCGGTCGCCGCGCTGGTCGGACCGATCAAGGATTTTTCCGGCAAGCCGCTCGGCGCCGTCGAGCTCGTCATGGACAATGCCGATTACGAGGCGTCGGCCGACCGCGCCTGGATGCTTGCGATCGGCATCGCCGCGCTGGGGCTCGTGCTTGCCGCAATCGTCGGCTATCTCATCGCCCGCAGCATCTCGCGGCCGATCCTGTCGATCACATCAGTGATGCGCGAGCTCGCGGACGGGCGTCTCGACGTCGCCGTCCCGGTCAGCAAGGCGAACGACGAGGTCGGCGCCATGGTCAAGGCGGTCGCGGTGTTCCGCGACAATGCGGTGAATTTTGCGAAGCTCCAGGCCGAGCAGCTCGAAGCCAAGGCGCAGTCGGAGGCGGAGAAACGCCGCGCTTTCGCCTCGCTCGCCGACAATTTCGAGGCCAGCATCCGCGACGTCGTCACCACGGTGTCCGCGGCGGCGGTCGAGATGGAGCACACCGCGCGCTCGATGTCGGCCATCGTCGCGCAGTCGCGCGAGCAGACCCGCACGGTGTCGTCGGCCTCGGCCCTCGCCTCGGAGAACGTCCAGACGGTGGCGGCGGCCGCGGAAGAACTGTCCTCGTCAATGACCGAGATCAGCCGGCGGCTGGCGCATGCGACCGAGGTGGTCGGCAAGGCCGCCAGCGACGGTCGGCAGTCGAATGCGCGCGTGCAGAGCCTCGCGGACGCCGCGCAGAAGATCGGCGACGTCGTCTCCTTCATCAACGGCATTGCGGGACAGACCAATCTTCTGGCGCTCAATGCGACGATCGAGGCGGCGCGGGCGGGCGAAGCCGGCCGCGGCTTTGCCGTGGTCGCTTCGGAAGTGAAGGCGCTGGCGACGCAGACCGCGAAGGCGACGGAAGAGATCGGCGCACAGGTGACGGCCGTTCAGGGCGAAACCAGTGGCGCGGTGGATGGCATCCAGTCGATCTGCACGACGATCCAGCAGGTTGATGAGATCTCCGCGGCGATTGCCGCCGCCGTCGGCCAGCAGGGCACGGCGACGCAGGAGATCGCGCAGAACGTCCAGCAGGCCGCGGCCCGCACCGGCGAGGTCTCCCAGAACATCGCGGGCGTCACCGACGGCATCGCAGCCACGGGCACGGCCGCCGAGGAAGTGCTGGGCTCGGCGGTCGAGCTGGCGAAGCAGTCGCAGCGGCTGCGGGATGAGGTGGATCGGTTCCTGGCGCAGATCCGCGCGGCGTAA
- a CDS encoding TetR/AcrR family transcriptional regulator, with protein MVQKSKPPSAANQSERRGEPERRGEPERRGEPKRRGRPRAYEPDIALGKALDLFRKQGFAATSLDDLSEATGMNRPSLYGAFGDKRELYIKSYQRYREEAAASMVEIFRQEMPLRQRLERIYAAALDIYLSGDTGPRGCFTVVTAASEAVADPDIRAMVLDGLTGLDKAFASCFRRAREKGELPESADPFALAQIASATVHTIAIRSRARVPRKELEAIVKGAIDVMVGVKG; from the coding sequence ATGGTACAAAAATCGAAACCGCCATCTGCTGCCAATCAGTCCGAGCGCCGCGGCGAACCCGAGCGCCGCGGCGAACCCGAGCGCCGCGGCGAACCCAAGCGCCGCGGCCGTCCCCGCGCCTACGAGCCCGACATCGCGCTCGGCAAGGCGCTCGACCTGTTCCGCAAGCAAGGCTTTGCGGCCACCTCGCTCGACGATCTCAGCGAAGCAACCGGCATGAACCGGCCGAGCCTCTACGGCGCCTTCGGCGACAAGCGCGAGCTCTACATCAAGAGCTATCAGCGCTATCGCGAGGAGGCTGCCGCTTCCATGGTCGAGATATTTCGTCAGGAGATGCCGCTGCGCCAGCGGCTGGAGCGCATCTACGCTGCAGCGCTGGACATCTATCTGTCCGGGGACACCGGTCCGCGCGGCTGCTTCACGGTCGTGACCGCGGCGTCCGAGGCCGTCGCCGATCCCGATATCCGCGCCATGGTGCTCGACGGCCTCACCGGCCTCGACAAGGCGTTTGCAAGCTGCTTCCGCCGCGCCAGGGAGAAGGGCGAGCTGCCGGAGAGCGCCGATCCGTTCGCCCTGGCGCAGATCGCCTCCGCCACCGTCCACACCATCGCCATCCGCTCGCGCGCGCGCGTCCCGCGCAAGGAGCTCGAAGCGATCGTGAAGGGCGCGATTGATGTGATGGTGGGGGTCAAGGGGTAA